A stretch of Carya illinoinensis cultivar Pawnee chromosome 14, C.illinoinensisPawnee_v1, whole genome shotgun sequence DNA encodes these proteins:
- the LOC122293642 gene encoding PHD finger protein ALFIN-LIKE 1-like, which yields MAPLLRPRQRGTGIMLCLKTKDINAAFVKVMSARVVVVSENRKDWLSLVAMHNDFWLLSLAFYLGVHLNRNERKHLFSLINDLHTIFEVMKRRKPMKVKPIVDSRNKSRGFTKRSIDGQVKNNPKHVEEIDVEEDNEHNETLSGSCGGDYSA from the coding sequence ATGGCTCCACTACTTCGGCCAAGACAAAGGGGGACTGGAATCATGCTTTGCCTAAAGACTAAAGACATCAATGCTGCCTTCGTGAAGGTCATGAGTGCTAGAGTCGTAGTTGTGAGTGAAAATCGAAAAGATTGGCTTTCGTTGGTTGCCATGCACAACGATTTTTGGTTGCTTTCTTTAGCTTTTTATCTTGGAGTCCATCTAAACCGCAATGAAAGGAAGCATCTATTTAGCTTGATCAATGATCTACACACCATTTTTGAAGTTATGAAAAGGAGGAAGCCTATGAAAGTCAAGCCCATTGTGGACAGTAGAAACAAATCTCGGGGTTTCACAAAGAGATCAATTGATGGACAAGTTAAGAACAACCCTAAGCATGTTGAGGAGATTGATGTGGAAGAAGATAATGAGCATAACGAAACTCTTAGTGGAAGTTGTGGTGGAGATTACAGTGCGTag